Genomic window (Bacteroidota bacterium):
AAGGGTTGCGGTGTAAGCACGTGCAACCGCTTCGTCATCACCATCGGTTACGGTGATGGTGAAGATGACTTGCTTACCGGCAGCTTCTGTAAAGGTATAGGAGAAATCAACCGACTTGGTGGTACCACTCAGTTCTTCTGATTTCAAAGTTGATACATTTCCATCCACACTTCTGGTGATTGAATAACTTTTCAGTTCATCATCATCGGTGAGTTTGAAGGTGAAATTGATGGTTGAACCAGGCTCATGGGTCCCGGAGGTAACACCCAAGGTTCCGTTTACAGCAAGGTTATCAATACCAGGCTGTTCATTTTCGCCTTCGTCGCATCCGGTCATCAGAGATCCGGCCAGAACAGTGGCGGTAAAAAGGTAAAATAATTTTCTCATTTCAGTTTCTCCTGTTTGTTGGTTTTGGATTGGTTTGGGTAAAGTAAAGACGTTTTTGTCAAGATTCAAGAGGTTCAGCGTGGTTTGGTTGAATCCGGCTGACCTGCTTTCACTGCCAGATCTTCCATTTCATGGACAATTTCGTCGTCATCAACCGAAGACCGGTTCACAAAATTCCGGACCACGTGATTATCCGACTGAAACAGACGGTCAGGGGCATCATCAAAGAAAATATGGCCTTCATGAAGCATGATGACCCGGTCAGCCACCTTTTTCACACTGTCCATGTCGTGGGTGACCACCACCGAGGTGACCTGCAGGCGTTCAGCCAGCGAATTCACCAGGTTGTCAATGGCATCCGACATGATGGGATCGAGACCGGTGGTGGGTTCATCATAAAAAATCACTTCCGGTTCGGTAATAATGGCCCGTGCCAGCCCGACCCGTTTTCTCATTCCGCCCGACAGTTCTGAAGGTTTCAGCCTCTGAATTCCCGGAAGTCCGACCAGTTCAAGTTTTTCTTCCACTTTGCGGGCAATTTCCCGCTGGGTAAATGAAAAATTTTCGATCAGCGGAAGTGACACATTCTCGCCTACCGTCATGGAATCGAACAGAGCTGCTCCCTGAAATAAAAATCCGATTTTGAGACGAATGGCAGCCAGCCCGGTTTCTCCCAGACCCGAAAGATCCTGTTTATACACTTCCACCGTTCCCGAGTCGGGTTGCATCAGACCCACCATGTGTTTCAGCAACACCGATTTGCCACAGCCAGAGCGCCCGATCACCACCAGCTTTTCACCTTTATGGACATCCAGACTGATCCCT
Coding sequences:
- a CDS encoding ABC transporter ATP-binding protein, encoding MIRITNIKKNLGGKQVLKGISLDVHKGEKLVVIGRSGCGKSVLLKHMVGLMQPDSGTVEVYKQDLSGLGETGLAAIRLKIGFLFQGAALFDSMTVGENVSLPLIENFSFTQREIARKVEEKLELVGLPGIQRLKPSELSGGMRKRVGLARAIITEPEVIFYDEPTTGLDPIMSDAIDNLVNSLAERLQVTSVVVTHDMDSVKKVADRVIMLHEGHIFFDDAPDRLFQSDNHVVRNFVNRSSVDDDEIVHEMEDLAVKAGQPDSTKPR